The following are encoded in a window of Ictalurus punctatus breed USDA103 chromosome 13, Coco_2.0, whole genome shotgun sequence genomic DNA:
- the tmem26b gene encoding transmembrane protein 26b: MLLRFVCAVVTRALFILISLIGVWRVIWVKHDKLYWLLTILFVPLVVEMILTLKRRKGKDCKWFSPAIFLFLVSIIPSIWILEIHHQQNKLTEAKCNQLNSSESIKELFNNQRMLNATNWTDMSQIFEHYKQLLSSVCPNDWILALHQALLVLLIVGKWLMPNEGGLTRDELSQLLLIFVGTAADILEFTSETLSDIKDKSPVLVYIILAVWTWSMLQFPHNLTVLSAKTEEYETEPRSLLSRHRADFWGVIEALLIQDGPFFVVRLTVMIHFEIIHQMLVFFAIKNFLVVALNVYRLWVIFADSRS, encoded by the exons ATGCTTCTCAGGTTCGTTTGCGCGGTTGTCACTAGAGcactatttattttaatttcactcATCGGTGTGTGGAGAGTCATATGGGTGAAACACGATAAATTGTACTGGCTTCTTACTATCCTATTTGTACCCCTCGTTGTGGAAATGATTTTAACACTGAAGAGGAGAAAAGGCAAGGACTGTAAGTG GTTCTCTCCAGCAATTTTCCTGTTCCTTGTCAGCATTATACCGAGCATTTGGATCCTTGAGATTCATCATCAACAGAATAAACTCACTGAAGCCAAG TGTAATCAACTCAATTCATCAGAGAGCATTAAAGAATTATTTAATAACCAGAGGATGTTAAATGCTACTAATTGGACCGATATGTCTCAG ATTTTCGAGCACTATAAGCAGCTCTTGTCATCAGTATGCCCCAACGATTGGATTTTGGCGCTACACCAGGCCTTGCTGGTGCTGCTGATTGTGGGGAAGTGGCTGATGCCTAACGAAGGAGGGCTCACACGAGACGAGCTCTCGCAACTGCTCCTCATCTTTGTAGGAACGGCTGCGGATATCCTTGAGTTCACCAGCGAGACTCTATCCGATATCAA GGATAAGAGCCCAGTGTTGGTGTACATTATTCTAGCCGTCTGGACGTGGAGTATGCTACAGTTCCCTCACAATCTCACAG TGTTAAGCGCTAAAACAGAGGAGTATGAGACGGAGCCCAGGTCTCTCCTCTCTCGACACCGAGCAGACTTCTGGGGTGTGATCGAAGCCCTCTTGATTCAGGACGGCCCGTTTTTTGTGGTCCGCCTGACCGTCATGATACACTTTGAAATCATTCACCAAATGCTGGTCTTCTTTGCGATCAAGAACTTTTTGGTGGTGGCACTGAATGTGTATCGACTCTGGGTCATTTTTGCGGATTCCAGATCCTGA